agagacatgAGAGTGGAAGAAGGAAGCAATGGCCCAAAGTTCCGTTGCGTGTCCATCAGCGTGTCCTGAGAGGTTCTTGTCAGGGGTCATTTTCCGGTAGCTTTAGCAGGGCTGACACCTGTAGCAGCTGGCAATGCAGGAGAGGTCACAGCACCCAGAGTTGATGGGCACTCCGTcacagctgaggatgctgccaaCGGCAGCCGAGGTGGAGGAGCCCACCACGGTGttctgtgggaaggagctgaggatggggccgGGCAGGGTCACCACCACGGGGGAGGGCTCAATGACTACAACTGAGTTCTGGCACTGCCTGCAACAGGGCTCATTGCAGCTGCTGGCCAGTGGGGTCGGGccgcagggctggcagcagggctggcactggttGTAGCAGGACATGCCTCGGGGAGAGAGGTGCacctgggagaggggacagaggcAAGCACAGGGACGCGTGAGAAGCAGCAATAAACTCAAGCACAGTGGGAGCCAAGACGCCGGCTGGCCCAGCATAGGCTGCCCCACTCAAAGCCCAGGAGCCCCCTCAGCTGAGTCACAGCCTCTCTCTAGGAAAAGgccttctctccccttccctcccatgtaagaagcagctcccaggcttTGCACTCACCTGTTTCCCAGGGAGAAGGAGGCGAGAGAAGTGGATGAGACAGCTTAGAGCTGGGCTGCCTTTTATAGTAGCCCTGCGCTGCCTCAGGCCCGGAGGCACCCTGTGTGgaagtaataattttctgaCGAGCTCCTGTCAAATGCAAACCATCCCAGGTAATGGTACGGGCTGTGTCCTGgtttcctgcactgctgccatTTCATTTCCTGGCTTATGCCACGTGTTTTCCCATATGAAGGCTTCCCTGAGTGCCATGCTGAGAAGCCAGTGCATTTCCAGGGCTGAAACACGTCACCAAAGGCAGAAGACTCAGCTCAAGTGCTGGTGGTGTCCTGTGCAGGCAGGTGATGTGCACAGCGGTCATTCCTGTGGGCTTGTTTGTAGTAGagttttcaggaaaacaggCACCACTCTCATG
This genomic stretch from Apus apus isolate bApuApu2 chromosome 25, bApuApu2.pri.cur, whole genome shotgun sequence harbors:
- the LOC127394272 gene encoding LOW QUALITY PROTEIN: uncharacterized protein LOC127394272 (The sequence of the model RefSeq protein was modified relative to this genomic sequence to represent the inferred CDS: deleted 2 bases in 1 codon) codes for the protein MFNSTGPNTAPWETPLVVGLHRDIEPSITTPTRGADGASYGKFLNAVIIKSSSSENYYFHTGCLGLRQRRATIKGSPALSCLIHFSRLLLPGKQVHLSPRGMSCYNQCQPCCQPCGPTPLASSCNEPCCRQCQNSVVVIEPSPVVVTLPGPILSSFPQNTVVGSSTSAAVGSILSCDGVPINSGCCDLSCIASCYRCQPC